From Trichomycterus rosablanca isolate fTriRos1 chromosome 18, fTriRos1.hap1, whole genome shotgun sequence, the proteins below share one genomic window:
- the rasgef1bb gene encoding ras-GEF domain-containing family member 1B-B — protein sequence MPQTTPFAAKFPQNPYGGGHTRCKPVEESYGGLHYHDNNLVSGSLEALIQHLVPTVDYYPDRSYIFTFLLSSRLLLHPYELMSRVCYLCVEHHRVGDPQIDKKRIRDIAPKIVQLLTEWTETFPYDFRDERMMRSLKEMTHRLAFGDELSRRAMQRLIQRLLRKLTILGQYEELLVTSSPAVTAVSDKPSALKPKQHVVRREECILNVCDDPFILAQQLTHIEMEKLSYIGPEEFVQAFAQKRLSDNHKGFFNKRRVSNLEAYVEWFNRLSYLVATEICLPMKKKHRARVLEFFVDVARECFNIGNFNSLMAIITGMNMCPVSRLKKTWGKVNTDKFEILEHQMDPSNNFYSYRTALRGATQRSATAHTTREKIVIPFFSLFIKDIYFLNEGCANRLQNGQINFEKFWELAKQVSEFLAWRQVTCPFERDRKCLQYLISVSVFTDDELQLASYESEGPENNLERDTRRSLRSSLSRM from the exons ATGCCCCAGACGACGCCGTTCGCAGCCAAGTTTCCTCAAAACCCCTACGGTGGAGGTCACACCCGGTGCAAACCAGTAGAGGAGAGCTATGGAGGCCTGCATTATCACGACAATAACCTTGTGTCCGGATCACTCGAGGCTCTAATACAGCACCTTGTTCCCACTGTGGACTATTATCCTGAT AGGTCATACATATTTACCTTCCTGCTAAGCTCACGTCTCCTCCTGCATCCGTACGAGCTCATGTCCAGAGTGTGTTACTTGTGTGTGGAGCACCACAGGGTGGGCGACCCACAGATCGATAAG AAGCGGATTCGTGACATCGCCCCGAAGATTGTGCAGCTCCTCACAGAATGGACGGAGACGTTTCCATACGACTTCAGAGACGAGCGGATGATGCGCAGCCTTAAGGAGATGACGCACCGGCTGGCCTTCGGGGATGAG CTCTCTCGGAGGGCCATGCAGCGCCTGATCCAGCGGCTCTTACGCAAGCTGACCATTCTGGGACAGTATGAGGAGTTACTGGTGACGTCCAGCCCTGCTGTAACAGCTGTGTCTGACAAACCGAGTGCCCTGAAGCCTAAGCAGCACGTGGTCAGGAGGGAGGAGTGTATACTGAACGTGTGTGATGACCCATTCATCCTTGCTCAGCAGCTCACTCACATCGAAATG GAGAAACTCAGCTATATCGGACCTGAAGAGTTTGTCCAGGCGTTTGCTCAGAAAAGACTTTCTGATAACCACAAG GGTTTCTTCAACAAAAGGAGAGTGAGTAACCTCGAGGCATACGTCGAGTGGTTCAACCGGCTCAGCTACCTGGTGGCCACAGAAATCTGCCTG CCAATGAAGAAAAAGCACAGAGCCCGTGTGTTGGAGTTCTTCGTGGATGTAGCGCGAGAATGCTTTAACATTGGCAACTTTAACTCTCTCATGGCTATTATCA CTGGGATGAACATGTGTCCTGTGTCCAGGCTGAAGAAGACCTGGGGTAAAGTCAACACGGACAAGTTTGAAATCCTGGAG caTCAAATGGATCCATCCAATAACTTCTACAGCTACCGCACTGCACTGAGAGGAGCTACTCAGAGatcagctacagctcacaccACCAGAGAAAAG ATCGTTATTCCGTTCTTCAGCTTGTTCATTAAAGACATCTACTTCCTCAACGAGGGCTGTGCTAATCGACTACAAAATGGACAAATCAACTTTGAG AAATTCTGGGAGTTGGCTAAACAAGTGAGCGAGTTTCTGGCCTGGAGACAGGTGACATGCCCATTTGAACGGGACAGAAAATGCCTGCAGTACCTCATCAGTGTCTCTGTCTTTACAGATGATG AGCTGCAGTTGGCCTCATATGAGAGCGAAGGACCAGAGAACAACTTGGAGAGAGATACACGCCGCTCTCTCAG ATCGTCTCTCAGCAGGATGTGA